ttttcactttgtgTTTACTTATTTCTGAGTAGCAAAGAAAAGCTGTACAATTAGTAAAATGtgtaataatttgttatttatattGTTATCTGTGATACTATAGTAAACATTAGCAATACctcaactttttaatttttttatatgaaaaatattggtAGTTGACTGATTTAAAGCAATCTATCCaggcgcggggggggggggggtcaagtaTATCAAATGTATATACCGAGCAGACAAACTAGTGATTGTTCAGGACGAGCAAGGAAACCTATGCCATACTTGTAAAGTTCATTCTGTAAAACCCTaaatttgtatatgtatataccgAGCAGACAAACTAGTGATTGTTCAAGACGAGCAAGGAAACCTATGCCATACTTGTAAAGTTCATTCTGTAAAACCCTAAATTTGTCAAGCGCGAAggagtttaaaaaagtttacacAACTAGTCCGTTTTCCAATATAATAAACTGTTAATCctgatttgaaaaatatatgaagaaaaaaaaaatgttacgaTATGCTCGAAGAATATTAGGGTAGACCGTAGCCAGGCTTTAACCCACCGGTATACATCTTATGCAAATGCTACGAGTATCCGGCTGTTACTTTTGCTATTGAGAAGAGATCGTAGATTATTCatttatgtgtaaatatttcaatatcattagtttcatatacatatatttacatacatgtacgtttcgaccaatcgataaacggggcatgTAGCTGTTTCTATAAAGCTATGAATTATCTAAAAGTTTcggtaagaaatagagggaatcatactcggtatatgtaaatataaacaataaaatgttttattatactttcatgttaaatactgaaatctgaacacacttggcaacgggtaacactatataaatagtgcctgtttgggagggtaacagttgaaattgacaccccgtgGAAACCATTGTCgaagcgtcggttgacaatggtttccacGGGGTGtggcgtcggttgacaatggtttccacggggtgtcaatttcaactgttacccccccccccccaaacaggcactatttatatagtgttacccgttgctaagtgtgttgctaacactgagggtaatagaTCGGATTGGCAACTGtatcttaaccaatcagatgtcagtatttaacatgaaagtataataatatataaatagtcaATTTCAACGGTTACCCTCCCTAACAggtactattttttttattatactgaatgtcttatatttttaaagaaaattttactgcttttttatagaaataaagtgaattctacggtGAACCGTACacacataatttacgcgcatgtaacaattcgttttgttatactttcatgttaaatactgaaatctgattggttaagacgcagttaataatattttctattaccctcagcgttagtaaCGCActaagcaacgggtaacattaaaaaatgtaacatgcgcgaaaattatgcgcgtacggttcgctgtataattcacgttattcctatataaaagcagtaaaattttcttaaaaattaagacattcagtataacaaaataaatagtgcctgtttgggaggataacagttgaaattgacacccctcgaaaaccattgtcaacctccgcttcgcgtcggttgacaatggttttctcggggtgtcaatttcaactgttaccctcccaaacaggcactatttatatagtattacccgttgccaagtgtgttgctaatgcaaagggtaatagaacggattaccaactgcgtctaaaccaatcagatttcagtatttaacattaaagtataataactatatAATGATTCATGCGATGAagggtgtgttcccgttttgcacacatttgataattgggtatagaacaataggtgtgaattgtgttttgatagcaattatagtctgctttcggtcaaagattttacctggatttttacctgtgttttattagtgccttaacgataaaacaagaggaatacagatattttgttgtgttttaggtctaataactatcaccatttattttttttcgtttgacacaataatgatatatttaaaaagtatgataaaaaattaatgattagaTTCGATGAattgacttttacatttttgtccatttaccttaaatacatgtataaaaccaaatgaattatgaaaaattgCTGGTCCAAAGCCAATTGGAAGCTGATTCAAATAAAAGAATACATGTTAATTTCAATTGcgagtagatatgttttatttattttattgtcaattgccCTCGCAGGAattgtgatatagactatagcaattaagcaattatctcacctggtcaaattcccgtttcgcacacattttttcgatacctaattttcaaatgtgtgcaaaacgggaacaaacctgAAAACccaattatctcacctggtcaaattcccgtttcgcacacattttttcgatacctaattttcaaatgtgtgcaaaacgggaacaaacccgATGAAGGCAGCgatcattgtagaaaaaaaaacgttaTCTGCAATGACGCTACCATCATACATTGCACGAATCCCAGAAGaatgaataacatttttatgtctctggttttatttttgattgcaATATGGCCTCTTTGATTCTCTTCACATGAAGTTGGTTGGAAATGTGGTCAGATCTATGTTGCCGTCAATAATTTGCTGATTTGGACTTTTTGTCTGTAAAAAATAAGGCAAGCATATGCCGCCTTTTATCcaatgacgttacgtcattctAGGCcaagacaaaataaaaagaaaagcttGTGAAACTGTTTGGAATTAGTCTCTTGTCAAAATTCTTATTTCTATCTGATGTTTCCTTGGTTCAATTTTTGAACAACGATTCGTTTGTGCATGTTACATTTCTTCAGATGTCATCGATCAACTAGACCTTTACGCAGTGTTACTCACGTCATCACAAAATGCATGTACCAACAACTTTTACTACAGACCATACTATCATACAAAACTGCAGACTTTGTGTTCCTGATGACACCTTTTCGCGACATTTCcaaatttagaatttatttggACGGTAATTCCGATATATTTAGATACATGGCGACGTAAACTACCTCGCTAATAGTGCAAGAGTACTATGACAGAAATGTCTTCTGAACGTGATTCTATACCATATACTTGTGGCTGAATCATATCTTAGTGTCCTCTGTTATCTTGATATAAGCTAGAAAACCGAATTGTCATGCCAATATCAGGCACGaccataaacatttatttatcagaTCCATCATGGCAGTCTTCTTCGGCTGTCTTCTGCTCCTGTCGTCTGCTTTCGCGTCAGTTGAGAGACGTAATACCGTCTGCTACAATCCGTTTGGTTGCTTCTCCTCTGATGGATTACTGAAGGCGCCCCAGTCTCCGGATATTATCGACACATACTTCAGGTTGTACGTTAGGGGACATTCGTctcatatcaatgaaattggaGGTAAGGCAGGTCGAGTGATGTCCGACTTCAATAGTTGTTCAATTTTATACGGTATCCATCAAATACCGGGTATCCGTCTATTTCAATCAAGATACACAATTTACATCATAATAGAAAGAACTCCATCGTCTGAAGCCACGGGTTTTGTGTCCATTTTTTTCCACAAACTATTTTTGTGAAAATAGAATGGAAACAAAACccgtggcttgagacgatgAAAGACCTCATATAGTTTGACTTAAATTTGGATTGGCTACCAAACACTAATTCGCACCAAAATGTAGAACAAGCAAAGAAAAGCATAGTTGCTGTATCATGCAATTAAGAAGGTGAACGAAAACCTTCTATATCAATCCTTTAAATCGGATTTTGCAGGAGCAGGTTGGGAGCGAGAAGTGACGACTTTTACCAACCATGTCAGCGCAACCAAAAAAACCAAGGTCCTCATCCACGGTTTTATAAACAATGGAAGGTCGCCATGGGTGATTCAGGCAAAGAACGAGCTCTTGAAAAAGGcaagtttaagaataaaaaagttCTGTTTTGCATTGTTCATGCTGGTTTAAACGATATCGTATACATGCACTAGTATATTTTGTAGAATGGTATGGTTTCTCATTGAGAATTACAAAGCGTTGAAAGCACGGGACGTGGCATCTGTCGTGcaaatgcaattttaaaatgtaatagtCTTCAACTTCCAGGGTGACTTTAATGTTATAGTCGTGGACTGGGGGTCCGGGGCTAAATGGCCCTATGAACAGGCCGCAGGTAACGGATTCTTGGTTGGCGCCGAACTGGCTGCATTGCTGACGTATATACGAGACCACGCCCACGTGAAGCTCTCGGACGTCCATATCATCGGACACAGCCTCGGTGCACAGGTGGCTGGTCTAGCAGGACACTCCTTAACGAACATTGGTAGAATCACAGGTATGCGTGAAGATATATCTCATTGCTCACACTCTTTTgcttttttaatgtttgtataTTTCTCCTTTCTTGCTTGCTCTTAAATTGTTTTACTTCACGAGTAATTTTAGTATCAATTCTTTTTATTTCGTATTTTATAGGCCTTGATCCCGCTGATCCTTTCTTTTCCGGCAAACCCCTCAATCGCCGTCTCGACCCCAATGACGCAACTTTTGTGGACGTCATCCATACTGATGGCTCCAACTTCACATTTTCCCAAGGTAAAAGATACGATTGTTCGAACATTATGCGGGGTTCTAAGTCTTCATACTATTCTTTTGTGTCACCGTCTACGTTGTGCGATCTTGACAGGATTTGGAACTCACGATAACGAAGGTGATGTTGACTTTTTCCCCAATGGCGGAGAGCATCAGCCTGGTTGTACTGAGGACCCTGGCAGTAGTGCTCTGTATAATCTGCTCCATGGCGGTTTTGGTAATATgcaatcattaaaattaaaaaccaaaCATCCACTACAGACAATTTAGCACCTTGCATACACAGGCACCTACaaacgtgtttttttttcaaaataaaaatatatggcCCTGACCTAATGTTTCATAAAGTAAAGggtatatctttttattatgagaaaaatatataacatcaggTGCCTGCATGTGCTTGAACATTACCGAAGTGTGTCACCGGTGTGGGTATTTGCAACTTCTCACCTCAGTATTAACTAACAGGGGCTTATAATTGCAGGGGTTGTTGCTCACTCACTGACCTGCAGTCACAGTCGAGCGACCGAGTTCTTCATCGAGTCTATCAACTCTCCATGTAAATTCTACGCCCACAAATGTTCAAGCATTACTGACTTTGACGAAGGTCGCTGTATGGGGTGTCCGGACGGCGGCTGCGCAGCGATGGGATATGATGCTGATGCTACATCACTTCGCGGCACCTTCTACCTCAGTACCTCAACTCATGCCCCATTTTGCGGTATATAATGTGCATGTACCTCTGAGTAATATTGAGTACAAAAAATTCTTGAATTTCAGtgctttaaaatttctttgacCGGAACACGTGTTCATTTAGTTTGGTGGTTGTGAATGCATGGTCTTTATTTCTAGAAATATTCACGGAAAAACAATTTGAAGGCAATGACCAAGAAGTATCATTGGTACAATGGATTTAGAGAGAAAAAATCTACttgtattttcaattaataatgatacatgtaatgtgatttcattgaatttaaataattacttTGGTTTTTTAAGGGCATGAATACTACATGGAAATAGTTATTTCCCATTCTTTGCATGGTCATTCCTACGGAGAGTTTTACGTTCAGTTGCTCGGCACGAAGGGACAAAGCGAAGAGTTGAAATTTTCAAGGTAATGCTTACCACCTTCATATACCCGCATATAACACCGAAAATGTGGTATATTGTTTTAGAATTGAACATCAGTCAGTGATCTGCGCTTTAAGGATAATTTCTTTCCTAACAGGCACATGACGTTCTACATTCCCGACTCCGCAGAAAGACACGTGATTGTCACTCATACAGATATTGGTGACCTTACAGGGGTCAAGGTCAAATTTGTACGTGGAGACGGTGTCAAGGCCACAGGGTCAGAACATGAAGTGCGGGTTCGATATGTTACCGTGGAATCCACCGAAAACACTCAAGGGTAGGTTAAAAACCTAGACGTATTtctaaaaaactttttaaatatacattgtcaGAAAAGAGAAGGTATCGATTTATGATcactttatttttatgaatttttactAAACAATTTCTTTGAACTTAATTTATAGGAAAGTTAAGTTTTGCGGCCATGATGCGCATATACACGAAAACCACGTGGCAACATTGCACTCAACTTCCGGTTGCTGAGGCCCATTTGTCTTGGATGCCGGGCGATTcatttactatgtaaattgtaTAATCCCTGAAACGTGTTTTTCTGAATTTTGgtattaaagagaaaaaaactcTAGTCAGAAAACTATCAAATGAACAAAACTGTTTTGAAGGGTTGTGGGTCGCCGTCTTGCCACAACAAGAGTCTAGTAAACTAATATAGAGAGATCTCTGGTACATTTATTACATTGACAAAGGTTTATACTTCCAAAAAGACTCGAAGCATGAACATGTTTGTAGACGCCAATCTCCAGCGTTATCATGTGAAGTTGAAGTGTAAAAACATTCTAAAAACAATTTGCCAAAATTTCTTATTCGTGTTCTTGAATAATCCTTTGGCGCTCTAAacttttaaatcataatttgaaaatcaatgtttaaaacAGACCATATTGGCATGAATTGCAAGAAATTCTTAAGATGTAAAACTTCTTGTTCTCTGATGAGTGTATAAAGGATTACTGAGTATAAGGTATCCACTAAATGTGTACCTGTTGACATCTTATCTATGACTAATGTCTTACTTTTGAACCATTAGTCTAAGCTGCCCCGAATCTATTATACGGTAGAGAACTggtgtaatttaattaaatactaTACTCGTAAGTACAACTTGATGACGCCattagaagaaaacaaaattttaccgGGTATAGTTTGCAGGGTCAGACAATAACCATATGCTAACAGCTCTGTAGTGATTTgggttaaaggggcatggtcacgattttggtcaaattctatttttctgtttttattatttacaatgctgtagatatgcatttctaatgatcaaatgaaatttgagagccaGTCATTagtttataagcaagatacagagcccacaattctttgttatgtaaacatggctcgtgccctgtttttgtttacattggttcattATACCACTaacaaatctttttcaagcctatttttctatcttcttaATAGtcttaaacataaataaacagttcatgTTCAGTTCATGTTCATGACTTCTCAATTCAAAATGTAAGCAAAAGCATTGTTTACTTAGTAAAGAATTGTGAGACCTGATAttcgcttaaaactcaacgaatgacactcaaattttgggtttatattaaaaatgccttactcaagcattataaacattaaaattggaaaaataattttcgaccaaaatcgtgaccctaCCCTTATCACAAACAAAAATCATATACAGGCTGAAATGACACGTAAATCTCAATCCATCGTGGCAACAATGAaagtacatataattatatttatatatttacattctcaagtgtctttgtctgtgataacactacgaatcgattttgtactatacaacccataatacaaatgacgccaaattgaggcgccagcggggtttgcttatttatatttaaatatttaatcgtacgatggcttaaaattatataaatataagtaataaggaatcattttttgaatattatgaggtgataattgcggtcggggcgtgatcaaatccaataaagcccgaagggctttatgatagatttaagatttgatcacgccccaaccaaaattatcacctcataatactcaaagaatgattccttatttgttatataatatatacacagACACATGTTCATTTTACTGAAGTAGAAGAATAGGAAGCTCTTAAGCTTACATTAATCTTTAACGATGAAATCTGAATGAAAACAGCATATTTTGTGTTGTCACTCCTTTGCAATATGGGTTCCACTTAGTCTCAGTAACTAGTTCTTGACCCCAACCATTAAGGTTATCAGCGAGAGACATTCTCCTGTCAGAAACGGGCGTATTTTGGCGAGCGTGgtaataaaatcttttaatttgaaaacacAATAGTGTAGTATTTTAGAAATATCAAAAGGTGACcgtaaatattgtttttgataaaagtacattgatattgataatacatacaCACTTTTAGCAGTTAATTTGCCACCATGCGGACTGCAGTGgaatcttttttctttctcttctGCCGTCTCCTACTTCTGATTTTCGCACCAACTTTTGCCTCTGTGGAGAGGCGGAGCCTCGCCTGCTACGTCCCGTATGGCTGTTTCTATTCCGATGGACACATCAAAACCCCACAGAGCCCATCACTCATCAATACTCGGTTCCGGTTGTTCCAAAGAATTCAAGTGTCCCAGGTCGCCGAAACCGGaggtaaaatgaaaatatttactttttccaGGGTCTTTGTCTGAGATAAAACTAcgaattgattttgtaatatacatatatagtcCAATAAATTTCGTCAAtgactattttaatatataatcgCACAATTGTTagtatattaatacatgtagtgcctatttgggagggtaacagttgaaattgacatcccgaggaaaccattgtcaaccgacgcgaagcggaggttgacaaatGGTTTTCCGGCGAGGGGTggcaatttcaactgttatcctcccaaacaggcactatttattttattataccgaatgtcttaattttagagaattttttactgCTGTATACagaaatgacacttattctatggcgaaccgtacgcgcataatttacgcgcatgtaacaattcgttgtgttacccgctGCAAAGTGTGATGCTCACgttgagggtaatagaacagattatcaactgcgtctaaaacaatcagatttcagtatttaacatgaaagtataataataagtGTTTTCATTTTTCCCTGTTCATCTCTCAAGGAACCCCTCTAGCCTCGGATCTAGACGCTTTTACAGGATTCGTGAATGCCACGAAGAAAACCAAGGTCATCGTCCACGGGTTTCTTGACAACGGTCACGATAACTGGGTCACGTATGCCAAGGACGAACTgttggtcaaggtcaaaaaatGCACTTACAATTTTTTTCGTTTTCGGTGCTTTTCAGCAACGTAATAGCGTCTTTGCACTcaattgatttcttttactTGATTTTAGGGTGATTTCAACATTATCATTGTTGACTGGGGCACAGGGGCCCAATGGCCCTACGAACAGGCAGCGGGCAATGTTTTTCTCGTTGGGGCGGAATTGTCCCACTTGCTGAAACATTTGCATGACCACGGCGGTGTGAATTATGCAGATGTCCACATCATAGGGCATAGCCTTGGCGCCCATATTGCTGGGTTAGCTGGACACCCGCTTACTAGCATCGGGCGAATTACAGGTATATtctcattaattaattaatagctGACACAGGTACATGGACGATATACACCCTATAAAACACATTTTCGCAAGCCAAGATTTTAGGTACAGTTTGTGAGGAGCAAAAACCCCTGGATTGAGAAGATTAATATAAGACTAACGTATCCTGGCATTAGTATCGTTCAAAGCTTTAGGAAACCATTCACCCCTATATGTGTTTCAGGACTGGACCCCGCAGACCCCCTGTTTACGGGAAAACCAATAAACAGGCGCCTGAACCGTGATGACGCTACGTTTGTTGACGTAATCCACACAGATGCAACGGAATTTGCTGTAACGAAAGGCAAGCTAACTATTGCATGAagcttaatacatgtagtactacATAAATTCGTTTTTGGatgaatatatttcttatattaATAGGTTATGGCACAAGAGAGATGGTTGGTGACGTTGATTTCTTCCCCAATGGCGGCGAACATCAACCAGGTTGTCCAGATAGACCCGTGGAGAGTGTGTTGGGCAATCTGCTTCAAGGGGCATTTGGTAGGAAGAAatacaatctctctctctctctctctctctctccctctctctctctctctctctctctctctctctctctctctctctcttttcaaaAATCGGAAAtgtaaattatcttttaatttgATCTGTTGCCATATGGAACGTGTATTCAAAGTTTAATCCCGCAACAAATTGCAGGATCTGTGTCCACATCACTATCTTGCAGTCACAGCAGAGCCCATGATTATTTTATCGAGTCTATCAACTCTCCCTGCAAATTCTTTGCCCATCAGTGTTCGTCAAAGTCCGACTTTGACAATGGGAAATGCCTGAGTTGTCCCGCCGGGGGCTGTGGCGTGATGGGGTATGACGCAGACGCCACCACTGCCCGCGGCGCCCTCTACCTGAGCACTTCCTATCACTCCCCGTATTGTGGTAAGAATGTGGCGTGCGTTCTTAATGAAGTCAGCAAAATAGGAACGTGTTTTTGTTTCCTTAATAATTTGTTGTGATTCTTGTGGggtgttttgttgttgtaaaaaTAAGGACATGGCCATGTACTTTTCTcatcaatctgattaaaatcaaaccttCCACTAGCTCCTTTATTTTGATGACCACGCGACCATCAAAATAAAGGAGCTAGTGGaaggtttgattttaatcagactgtTTTCTCATAAAAACTTTGTATAAATTAGGACATGAGGTGTCCATGGAGGTGGTGATTTCTCACTCTATGCATGGATACAGCTATGGAGAATTTTTTGTGACCTTGGTCGGGACGAAAGGTCAATCCGAAGAATTGAAGTTTTcacagtaaaaatctttttttttttcccaaatggTAGGCTGCATTTATATTTTTGGTTTATTGTTTTCCTATTTCtctatttaacattttttcagcAAAGCGGAATTTTATACTACGGATACTACTGAGAAACATGTCCTCGTGACCCACACAGATGTAGGTGACCTCACGGGGGTCAAGGTCAGATTTGTCAGAGGAGATGGACTGTTAGTAGCCATTGCTTCTCAACATGAAGTGAAAGTTAAATATGTCACCTTTGAGTTCACAGAAAGACAGAGCGggtaaaatatattgaaatttctTGTATTACTagaatgtgaaaaaaaaccccaaacaaaacAAGCAATCAAAGCAAATGTAGAAATTAACCTAATTGATCTTTTGTTTATTGCTCCTTTGCAGGAAAATCAAGTTTTGTGGACATGATGCCCATATTCAAGTAAACCATGTAGCTGTTCTTCATTCAACCTCGGGATGCTGAGAGCTGCACAGCTATTGGTTGCCCAATATATTCACAAAATGAgcagtcttttattattttctgaATGCTCTCATCAAGCGCATTAAGTCCATTAAAGCACATGTGTATgtggtttgttttattttttgcctCGCATATTAATCTTTTTTACAAGGATATATTCGTTAAAGATATGGGAAAATGattgaattttaaagtttaaatgtcTATGACacttctttcaaaaaaaataaatgtctatGTTTATGCAAAATTGCCCCAATCCcgtcatttaaattttgaaattaattttgctactgaattaaaaaaacagaAGAAGCTATCGTTCGTCGTATCGATCCCTGTTGTGATCTGGTCCAGGAATCGACCATGTCCAAATTAGTTTTCAAAAGCGATTTATTTCAGTGTGACCGTATAGTGGTTAAAAAACAGATCTGTCGAAACTGCAAATCATATAGCCGGGGGGCTCCCGTCAGGGTATGAACATAGCTTATATTACGTGTAATTTGAAAATGATCTATATATAGTGACAAACACGAGtacatcaattttaaatatacaagTACGAAGGTTATATCGGAACATTCCGCAAGTTAACGACTGCAATGTGCATGTAG
This is a stretch of genomic DNA from Crassostrea angulata isolate pt1a10 chromosome 4, ASM2561291v2, whole genome shotgun sequence. It encodes these proteins:
- the LOC128180955 gene encoding pancreatic lipase-related protein 2-like, whose protein sequence is MAVFFGCLLLLSSAFASVERRNTVCYNPFGCFSSDGLLKAPQSPDIIDTYFRLYVRGHSSHINEIGGAGWEREVTTFTNHVSATKKTKVLIHGFINNGRSPWVIQAKNELLKKGDFNVIVVDWGSGAKWPYEQAAGNGFLVGAELAALLTYIRDHAHVKLSDVHIIGHSLGAQVAGLAGHSLTNIGRITGLDPADPFFSGKPLNRRLDPNDATFVDVIHTDGSNFTFSQGFGTHDNEGDVDFFPNGGEHQPGCTEDPGSSALYNLLHGGFGVVAHSLTCSHSRATEFFIESINSPCKFYAHKCSSITDFDEGRCMGCPDGGCAAMGYDADATSLRGTFYLSTSTHAPFCGHEYYMEIVISHSLHGHSYGEFYVQLLGTKGQSEELKFSRHMTFYIPDSAERHVIVTHTDIGDLTGVKVKFVRGDGVKATGSEHEVRVRYVTVESTENTQGKVKFCGHDAHIHENHVATLHSTSGC
- the LOC128180996 gene encoding pancreatic triacylglycerol lipase-like — its product is MRTAVESFFFLFCRLLLLIFAPTFASVERRSLACYVPYGCFYSDGHIKTPQSPSLINTRFRLFQRIQVSQVAETGGTPLASDLDAFTGFVNATKKTKVIVHGFLDNGHDNWVTYAKDELLVKGDFNIIIVDWGTGAQWPYEQAAGNVFLVGAELSHLLKHLHDHGGVNYADVHIIGHSLGAHIAGLAGHPLTSIGRITGLDPADPLFTGKPINRRLNRDDATFVDVIHTDATEFAVTKGYGTREMVGDVDFFPNGGEHQPGCPDRPVESVLGNLLQGAFGSVSTSLSCSHSRAHDYFIESINSPCKFFAHQCSSKSDFDNGKCLSCPAGGCGVMGYDADATTARGALYLSTSYHSPYCGHEVSMEVVISHSMHGYSYGEFFVTLVGTKGQSEELKFSHKAEFYTTDTTEKHVLVTHTDVGDLTGVKVRFVRGDGLLVAIASQHEVKVKYVTFEFTERQSGKIKFCGHDAHIQVNHVAVLHSTSGC